In Mycolicibacterium lutetiense, the sequence CGTCCAGGCTCAGTGGTTGACCGAGTTGGGCCGGTGCGCCCGGGATGCCGACCAGCGGACCGCGCCGAAGCTTCGCCATCGCAGCATCGTTGACCAGCACCGGATCCGCCGGGGTACCGACGATGAGCCGGGCCGAGGCGAGATTGGGCACCGGGTGGGCGGTGTCGTCGATACGGACGAACAACGCGCCGGTGTCGCGCACCATCAGGATCGGCGCATCGCCCGGCACCGAACCGGGGCGTATCAGCGCGAGCACCGCACACACCGCGATCGCGACGACGGCCAGTGCACAGCCCGCACCGTAGGCGATCGCCTGTGCGCGCAGCGGGTCATCGAGCATCCGCGCGTCTCCGCGAACCAACGCGTGCGCCATGCGCCGCAACAGGAATCGTTGCCCGTTGAGCTGTAGCCGAGTGGCTGATCGCCCTGCCATGTGTCCCCCGGCAATCACCCTAACCTGGTCCGGGACACGCCCCGCGCAGTAATTGCGGCCTTCACATGCCGGCGCCCCTCGGCGGCGTCAGATCAACTCATATGTGAGCCCGTTCCCGCCAAGACCGTCGAGGAAAGCTCGCGGCTCGACGATCTGCGCAGGGCTCACAGCTCCGGTGGCGACGAATGTGTCCTCGAGAGTTGAGCCCACGATCGAGGCCGCGATGGGAGCCGTCAGATCGAAGATGCCGGCGGCGCTCAGGGTTGCCATCCGTACGCCCGATTCTCCTTCGGCCCTGACCGATATCCAGAACCGCGTGGGGTCGTCGTCGATTCGCGTGTGAGTGGACCGGGTCGTCGCGCTGAACAACGTTTCGGCCAGCGAACCGAATGGACTCCGCAGTGCCGCACCGATCCCCCGGATCACCAGCGGGACGAAACGGTCCGGTACCGGGGTGCCGAATGTGCCGGCGGACATCCATGTTCGGACGGATCCGACGTCGAGATGGCGCGGTACGGTGATGGCATCCGGTGCCGGGTAGGTGAACACCGTCTGAGTTCCCACCGGACCGGGAAACTCAGCCGTTCGGAGCAGGGGTGTTCTCACCTCGACGTACCCCTGGTCGAACTGGACAATGGGTTGCCCCATCCCGCGCAGGAAGTTGGCATAGGCGGAACCGCTCGGCGTCCAGTCTGTGATGTGGTACGCGATGTCGACGGTGTTGATCCGCCCCGTTTCAGCCGCCATCAGGGTGACCAACGCATCGGCGAGCGCCGCGTAGAACGCTGCGGACGGAATCAGGGCGATACCAGCGCCCGCTGCCGCAGCGCCCAGCTCGTCGAACACGTATTGGATCGAGCGTTGCTCACCGCTGATATCGACGTAGTGGGTCCCGGTGGCGATCGCGGCGTGGGCGACCGGTTCGCAGGTTTCGACAAACGACCCGGCCGCGTTGACGACGGTTCGCACGTACGAGCAGATCTCCTCGATTCGCGACCGGTCGCTGAGGGCCGCGGCCTCCACCCGAACCGACTGCCCGATATCAGCCGCCAGCTTGTTCAGTTTGTCGAGATCGCGACCCACGCACACCACAGAGCGGCCGGCAGCGAGAAGTTCACGGACGATCTGCTTTCCGGTGTATCCGGTGGATCCGAAGACTGCGACGTCGTGCGTTAGTTTGTCAGGCATTGATTCTCCCTATCGGTCTGACGATTGGTCAGCGATGAAGTTGGCGCGAATTCCCGATGCGCTCCCAGCCACGCAGGATCACCTCGTCGGTCAACGGCTCGTTGGTGGCGAGATAAGTGCGGTAGGCAGCCATCGAACGTTTGGTGTCCCGATCGGTCAGCGTCCGGACCAGGCCCGCGCCTTCCCGCCGCATTGAGGCAGCGGTCGGCCGGGTGCTCGAGTCGTAGACTGCGCGTTTGATCTCCCGGGTGACGGCCGGCGACCTGGCCGCCATGCGGTCGGCGAGCGCTACTGTGAACGCGCGCAGTCGTTCTCGTGGACAAACATGGTGGACGATGCCGATTTGAACAGCATCGTCCGCCGTTAGCCAGCTCCCTTCGAGAAGCAGTTCGACGGCGGCCGCGGGGCCCACGATCCGGGTGAGGCGTTGGGTCCCACTGGCACCCGCCAGCAGCCCGATTCCTGACTCGACCAACCCGATCTTGGTGTCCTCGGCCATGATTCGGATGTCACAAGCCAGCGCGAATATCGCTCCCATCCCCAGGGCAAGACCGTTGATCTCGGTGATCACCACCTGGTCCAGCCGGGAAAGCCGTTCCAGGGACCCGTAGGTCCGGGCCAGGAACAGGGTGTTTCGCAGACCGGTACGACGCAGCACGGAATCCACACTCCGGTTGGCGACGGCCGCCCGCGCACCCGCGATGACGGCCCGGGCCGGGCCATGCCCGACACGCACCGGCACCGATTCGGCTCCCCGGATCAGTGACGGTACGTCGAAATGAGTGAGATATGTGTCATCGCGGCCCGTGAACACCACCGCCCGAATTGCCGAGTCGCGGCGCAATTCCCTGGTGAGATTGTCTAATTCGATGCTCATCTGCTCGTCGAAGAAGTGTCGCGGCGGGTTGTCGAAAGCCACCGTGAGCACACGATCGGATTGTTCGGTGACCAGTCGCGGTGAGGTTCTCATGCCGCCACGACATCCTGTGCGTCCCGCACCCACGTGCGGGCGATCTGCCCCGCCAAGCGGACAGCGTCGCTCACAGTGGTCCAGTCGACGTTGTCCAATGTGTCGGACGGGCGATGCAGGTGACTGACCCACCCGTCCTCCACGGACAACAGCGAGACCGCGGGCAGGCCGGTGTGGGTCATGATCGCGGCGTCGGTGGCATTGGGGAAGCTGACCTGCTCGAGGTCCAGATCGAGTTCGGCGGCGGCGCGATGGGCCCGCTCGACCGCATCTGCCGACAGTGTGTTCGTCAACGCCTCTCGCGCAGACACGACCACCGGCCCACGGCTGCCAACCGAGTCGAGATTGATCACCAGGGTGTGCTCGGGGTCCAGTTGCCGCCGGTACTGGTGCAGCCAGTCCTTGATTCCTGTGTTACCCGCCTCTTCGCCGCCCGGAAACACCACCAGCACGGTGGTTTCCGGGAGAGGTGAAGATACGAATTGTCTGGCGAGCTCGAGCACGGCGGCGACACCTGAGGCATTGTCGTTGGCCCCGGGGGCGGTCCGGCTCCGCATCGACTGCACCATGAGCGTCGCACTCAGCGCCAAGGCAGCGCCGGCCGCGATCCTGATCCGGCGGGACGGGATCGCGGCAGCCGCCAGTGCGGTCAACGGGATGGCGTGGCTGGGCACCGCATGGCCGGTGGTCGCGGCCAGCCGACGGCTCGCCGCGACCGCGTACGGATGCCACACCGCGCCCATGTGCGCGGCATCGTGATGGGCGCAGAGCACCAACGTGCGTCGCGAGCGACCTGCGGCGGGAATCCTCGCCCACACCGATACGCCCCGCCGCGCCGGCAGGAGGCGACGAGCCCACTGCAAGCGCCCCGAGACTTCGAGCTCGTATGACCCCGCGACGGTCGCACCGAACCACCGCGCCACCGGATGCGGTAGCGCCGCGAGACCGGCACCCAGCGCGAGATGCACGAGATGTGCAGGTGCCCAAGATGATTGACTGCGGAATGTCGGGTTGGCGATGTCTTTCACACCGAGCCCACCCAGCCGCTCACCGAGGTAACGCGCAGAAGCTCGTTCGCCCGCGCCCGCAGTTCGACGATCGAACCTGACCAGCTCTTCCACATCGCGCCGCATCAGGTCGACGTCAGCCGGCCCGTCGAGATCCCCCATCGAATCCACATCCTCTCCCGCTATCGGATCCATTTCACAGAGTGTCACTCTGTTACCGATTTATAGTCGGACACTATGCTCGCCTCTATGAGCTCCGTCAAGCCCCGCCGGCGCGATATCAGCGCCGCGCTCACGCGCACGGCAGTGCTCGACGCCGCGCGACGCCTGTTCGTCACCAAGGGGTTCGAGGCCACGTCGATCGACGAGATCGCCCGAGCCTCCGAATCGAGCAATGGCGCTGTCTACCACCACTTCCGAGACAAGCAGGAGATCTTCGCCGAGGTCTTCCGCGGCGCCCAGGCCACGGTGCTTCAGTCCGCTGTCGCCTCGATGCCGACCGACACCACCGCGTGGCAGCGCGTGGAGGCCGGAACGCGGGCCTTTCTGCGTGGCTATGTCGTCGACGACGACGCCCGAATGCTGCTCCGGCAAGCCGTAGGCGTGCTGGGCTGGGACCGGGTCCGTGAGCTCGACGAGGAAATGTCACTGCCCCTGATCCGGGCTGTGCTCACCGACGCCATTGAGGCAGGCGAAGCTGTCCCCGTTCCGGTCGCGACCGCCGCGGACGTCTTGTTCAGCCTGTTCTGCAATTCGGTACTGATCGTCGCGGCCGGAAATGATCCGGACCAGACCGCCAA encodes:
- a CDS encoding saccharopine dehydrogenase NADP-binding domain-containing protein, whose protein sequence is MPDKLTHDVAVFGSTGYTGKQIVRELLAAGRSVVCVGRDLDKLNKLAADIGQSVRVEAAALSDRSRIEEICSYVRTVVNAAGSFVETCEPVAHAAIATGTHYVDISGEQRSIQYVFDELGAAAAGAGIALIPSAAFYAALADALVTLMAAETGRINTVDIAYHITDWTPSGSAYANFLRGMGQPIVQFDQGYVEVRTPLLRTAEFPGPVGTQTVFTYPAPDAITVPRHLDVGSVRTWMSAGTFGTPVPDRFVPLVIRGIGAALRSPFGSLAETLFSATTRSTHTRIDDDPTRFWISVRAEGESGVRMATLSAAGIFDLTAPIAASIVGSTLEDTFVATGAVSPAQIVEPRAFLDGLGGNGLTYELI
- a CDS encoding enoyl-CoA hydratase/isomerase family protein, with the translated sequence MRTSPRLVTEQSDRVLTVAFDNPPRHFFDEQMSIELDNLTRELRRDSAIRAVVFTGRDDTYLTHFDVPSLIRGAESVPVRVGHGPARAVIAGARAAVANRSVDSVLRRTGLRNTLFLARTYGSLERLSRLDQVVITEINGLALGMGAIFALACDIRIMAEDTKIGLVESGIGLLAGASGTQRLTRIVGPAAAVELLLEGSWLTADDAVQIGIVHHVCPRERLRAFTVALADRMAARSPAVTREIKRAVYDSSTRPTAASMRREGAGLVRTLTDRDTKRSMAAYRTYLATNEPLTDEVILRGWERIGNSRQLHR
- a CDS encoding M28 family metallopeptidase, which gives rise to MDPIAGEDVDSMGDLDGPADVDLMRRDVEELVRFDRRTAGAGERASARYLGERLGGLGVKDIANPTFRSQSSWAPAHLVHLALGAGLAALPHPVARWFGATVAGSYELEVSGRLQWARRLLPARRGVSVWARIPAAGRSRRTLVLCAHHDAAHMGAVWHPYAVAASRRLAATTGHAVPSHAIPLTALAAAAIPSRRIRIAAGAALALSATLMVQSMRSRTAPGANDNASGVAAVLELARQFVSSPLPETTVLVVFPGGEEAGNTGIKDWLHQYRRQLDPEHTLVINLDSVGSRGPVVVSAREALTNTLSADAVERAHRAAAELDLDLEQVSFPNATDAAIMTHTGLPAVSLLSVEDGWVSHLHRPSDTLDNVDWTTVSDAVRLAGQIARTWVRDAQDVVAA
- a CDS encoding TetR/AcrR family transcriptional regulator, which produces MSSVKPRRRDISAALTRTAVLDAARRLFVTKGFEATSIDEIARASESSNGAVYHHFRDKQEIFAEVFRGAQATVLQSAVASMPTDTTAWQRVEAGTRAFLRGYVVDDDARMLLRQAVGVLGWDRVRELDEEMSLPLIRAVLTDAIEAGEAVPVPVATAADVLFSLFCNSVLIVAAGNDPDQTAKDVEVVLFTLLSGMRSAAESTGSQHKD